CAGGTCTGTTGGGATGAATGATGCCGTGGTTCGCTACCGGACAGAGTGTGCATGAATGCACATGCGTGCGGCGTCCTCGTAAGCGTTCCAGAGGACGACCGTGCCGCAAAGTACCTTTTCCACCCCCCCCCTGTCAAGCCCACAGACATCGTCATTTTGTTCTATTTTTGGGGCAGCCACGTGGCCATGAATATACTCCGTGCACGGGGTGGGGACTCCGGTTTCTTTGAAATCTGCGTCAATAGAGCAGGGTCTCCGATGGCGTGATTTTTGCTCCAAATTCAGCAGGATCTCGCACGGCACCCAATGATCGATCACGTACTTACTGCGTTCAACGAGGCTATCTTCGACACGGACCGGCAGCGCGCGCTGCGGGTCATCCACGAAGCCGAGCAGGACGGCATCCTCCCCGAAGATATCGTCTTCAAGGTCGTCGTCCCCTCGATCCACATCATGATGAAGTCCACCAGCGAACGGCGGACTCCGAGCATCGCCCAACATTTTGTGGCCGCGCAGATCGCCTCCGAGGTCACCGAAAGCATGGTGGGCAAGTTCGCCCGGTCACCTGAGATCATCGGCCGCGTCGTCATCGGTACTTCTGTTGGCGACATGCACGGACTCGGGAAACGCATCGTGAGCGGGTGCCTCAAAGCGCTGATGATCGAAGTGATCGATCTCGGGCTGAATGTCCAGGCCGAACGCTTCGTAGAAGAAGCGATCGCGCACAACGCCGATGTGATCGGCGTGTCATCCATGATGGTGCACACGGCGCGCGGACCGTCCGCGGCGCCCGGGGTCCGCACACTCCTGAGAGACCGCGCCCTCGAACAGCGCATCAAACTTGTCGTCGGCGGTGCTCCCTACCGCTTCGATCATGATCTCTATCGCACTGTCGGAGCAGACGCGTGGGCCGAGGACGGCATCGTCGCAGGTACCGTGATCAGCGCACTGATCAAAGAGGTCCGCCAGTGAATACGTCGATGGAACGGCTCGTTGCGGCGATCAATGG
The nucleotide sequence above comes from Ignavibacteriota bacterium. Encoded proteins:
- a CDS encoding cobalamin-dependent protein (Presence of a B(12) (cobalamin)-binding domain implies dependence on cobalamin itself, in one of its several forms, or in some unusual lineages, dependence on a cobalamin-like analog.), with product MIDHVLTAFNEAIFDTDRQRALRVIHEAEQDGILPEDIVFKVVVPSIHIMMKSTSERRTPSIAQHFVAAQIASEVTESMVGKFARSPEIIGRVVIGTSVGDMHGLGKRIVSGCLKALMIEVIDLGLNVQAERFVEEAIAHNADVIGVSSMMVHTARGPSAAPGVRTLLRDRALEQRIKLVVGGAPYRFDHDLYRTVGADAWAEDGIVAGTVISALIKEVRQ